One Trichoderma asperellum chromosome 5, complete sequence genomic region harbors:
- a CDS encoding uncharacterized protein (EggNog:ENOG41~TransMembrane:1 (o20-38i)) — protein sequence MGLLESIDAGLTGFVGQWNGYSTALVTLLIALVTYRISSSREPDVHPLLLARQASASAVRNEGESAVYRNQAAPHSMPLNSGLDVKDPGASRWARGRNGDLRDVWRKATTGNDQGKKGKLFTVLGSENVIEHRLEDINRQINLIGHHIAEQGGIRVAIYLPNSIEFLITLLACSFYPNLTTVLIPFDVSNEELISMMRRSAVDTVVTTPGSFPLDDITKAYPSLRQLIWVVDEGSAHLDWNEVPEGMGGSVNVATWQEIIRDAPADSSTELPPLDLEKVPMDVVTFWQTKAGTLEEMVRFTQANLVAGISSQIHGIPVKERLTPSDLFLPAESLAGIHTLVLTLAALYQNSSVALNSVAGRSPDLILAAQGIAPTVIVASPDSLLRIHQESSAKLNTPLAKASHALSTRALTQEGVLPGSNLLSAFAAGAKPALGTDPSKLRIVYTAERVGGFTPYLSSQVLSDLRVFTGARVVYALTSARVAGAVTQTAYFDYRVEEGDNGHFGAPTTSIEIRLKDKGAFKTTDDKIEGEIYATGPSVAGGETSLGVVGRLRHDNTLAYAS from the exons ATGGGCCTCCTCGAGAGCATCGACGCTGGCCTCACTGGCTTTGTGGGCCAGTGGAATGGTTACTCGACTGCGCTGGTGACGCTGCTTATTGCCCTCGTCACATACCGCATCTCGTCGTCACGCGAGCCTGATGTGCACCCGCTGTTGCTTGCCAGACAGGCGAGCGCCTCTGCCGTGCGCAATGAAGGCGAGAGCGCCGTCTATAGAAACCAAGCTGCTCCGCACAGCATGCCGTTGAATAGTGGGCTGGACGTCAAGGACCCTGGTGCTTCCCGATGGGCGAGGGGTCGAAATGGCGACCTTCGAGACGTTTGGCGCAAAGCGACTACTGGGAACGACCaaggaaagaagggaaagctGTTTACTGTGCTTGGATCGGAGAATGTCATTGAGCACCGCCTAG AGGATATCAACCGACAGATCAACCTCATTGGACATCATATTGCTGAGCAAGGCGGTATTAGAGTTGCCATCTACCTCCCCAACTCGATCGAATTTCTCATTACTCTGCTGGCCTGCAGCTTCTACCCGAACTTGACTACCGTTCTGATTCCATTCGACGTCTCCAATGAAGAACTCATTTCCATGATGAGACGATCCGCCGTTGATACAGTTGTGACCACTCCTGGATCCTTCCCCCTTGACGATATTACCAAGGCCTATCCATCGCTGCGACAGCTCATCTGGGTTGTGGACGAAGGAAGCGCACATCTTGATTGGAACGAGGTTCCCGAGGGCATGGGAGGCAGCGTCAACGTCGCTACATGGCAAGAAATCATCCGGGATGCTCCTGCGGACTCTAGCACCGAACTGCCTCCTCTGGATCTGGAAAAGGTTCCCATGGATGTTGTGACTTTCTGGCAGACAAAGGCCGGGACGCTTGAGGAAATGGTGCGCTTTACGCAGGCTAATCTAGTTGCTGGCATCTCTTCTCAGATCCACGGTATCCCCGTAAAGGAGAGACTGACTCCATCTGACTTGTTTCTTCCCGCCGAGTCTTTGGCCGGCATCCACACCCTTGTCCTTACTCTAGCTGCGCTTTACCAGAATTCTTCCGTTGCTTTGAATTCGGTTGCTGGACGATCGCCAGATCTGATTCTGGCTGCTCAGGGTATCGCTCCGACGGTAATTGTCGCCAGCCCCGACAGCTTGCTCAGAATTCACCAAGAATCCTCTGCCAAGCTCAACACCCCTCTCGCCAAGGCCTCTCATGCGCTTTCCACTCGTGCTCTTACACAAGAGGGCGTGCTTCCAGGCTCCAACCTGCTATCTGCATTCGCTGCTGGAGCAAAACCAGCCCTCGGCACCGACCCAAGCAAGCTACGTATCGTGTATACCGCAGAGCGCGTTGGCGGATTTACCCCTTATCTCTCCTCCCAGGTTCTGTCTGATTTGCGTGTCTTCACTGGAGCTCGAGTTGTTTACGCATTGACAAGTGCTCGGGTGGCAGGCGCGGTTACGCAGACGGCCTATTTCGATTACAGAGTTGAAGAGGGCGACAACGGCCACTTTGGTGCGCCGACGACAAGCATTGAGATCCGTTTGAAGGATAAGGGCGCATTCAAAACGACGGATGACAAGATTGAGGGAGAG ATTTATGCGACGGGACCCAGCGTTGCTGGCGGCGAGACTAGCCTCGGCGTTGTTGGAAGGCTTAGACATGACAACACTCTTGCCTATGCGTCTTGA